From the Drosophila sechellia strain sech25 chromosome X, ASM438219v1, whole genome shotgun sequence genome, the window GTAGTTTAGCGTAGATTGATCGATTCTTCCACCGATTCGCATTATTCCAAAATCATCCTGGAACGGAGAGAACCGGATTAGATGTGATTTAGGGTTAAGATGGCGTCGATACTTTAGCTGGGAATATTCTCTGGCAACGAATTTCTTTTACACATGTGGAATGAGTCGGCGTTGTGTGGCCAGCAGCTCTTCAGAAGTGAGGAATGGTGACGAATTCCTTTGATGCGATCGAAGAGTATGAATGAAGCGATAACAATAACTAGATATCCTTATAAGACACGTCCAGGTTGAGTATTTGTGTACGAGTAACTCGTTGATACTTTCGCCAGGAAAGTTATGTAGAGTTGTGGGCTTTACTGTTCGATCCTACGTGTTGACATCGAAACTTGGAGATACGTTGGCCCCTCGGTGTACCCAGCCAAGACGGACCACCACCACAGTCGCTGCTCCAGAAGCTTTGACGGATGAAGTCCTCGAGAAGCACAATCAGCAAGATTGTCTTCCGTGCGAATATGGTTCCAGTAGTTGCGGGGAAAGACGCTCAGGATCTCAGCCGTTCGGTTGCAGACGTAAATGTTCCAACGCCGTGGGGGAGCTGATAGCCAGTGTTGCACAATTTCTGAATCTGCCCAGCAGCTGAAAAGAGGAATTGTTAGTGAATTGTTCGGACAAGAGTAAGCGATCGAGAAAGAAGTAAGGCAGCATTTAGCTCCAAACGTGGACTCGATACGGGCTTGATCGGAACCACCAGAGTTTTGGCGGCAACAAGGGTGACTCGAAAACTGCATCCAACTGCAACTCGAGCGTAGTCGCTATAGGCGTGTGTGGATGCGTCGGCGAATCCGTGCTATCTATCTTCTTTAGGCAATGATTTCAGAAGACGCCAAATTTTGGATCTCCATTTGCGTAGTTTGAATTTGCCTTTGTCCAAGAGTCCAACAAGCTCATCCTTTACATTCATAAGGCCCTCGAAGGTGTTGTACCCTGTTGGAATATCGTCCACATAGGCATCGTGCAGAAGTGCGTGGACTGCTGCAGGGTACTCTTGGCGAGTTGCTTAAGGACTCgaacagccaaaaaaaaagggacgGTGCCAATCCGTAAGTCACCGTCATTAGGCGAAAATGAAGCAGAGGTTCATTCTCAGTCTTGCGCCAAACAATGCGCTGAAAATTGGTGTTCGGCTTGAAGATTTGAAATCCTCGAAACATCTTCTCTATATCTACGCACAGAACATATTGGTGCTGCTGGAAACGTAGACAAACGCCAAGAAGATCGCCTTGAATCGGTTGACCAATATGAAGTCATTCATTGAGCGATACTCCAGAGCTTTCCTTTCCAGATCCATCAAAAACTACAAGACATTTGGTAGTCAGGCTGTCCAGTATCTGGGAACACATCAACCAGAGCCGATGTCAGCTGCTCCATATGTCCACGTTGGAAGTAGTCGTCTAGGTACTCGACGACATAAACCCCTTCCGTCGAACGCTTATGGGTGACAGCAAAGTGACGCTCTGTAGGATCGTTAGCGTCCAAGAGAGCCTGGTTGGATTGAATGCTGTCCATCTATATGAATGAACGAACCATTGTGTCTAGGTCCGCGTGATGAGTAACAGCAGTAGTATGGTGATCATCGCAGGCAGAATAAAAACCTGCaataaaccaaacaaaaacagtaTTGAGAGCGATAGGAAAGTCGTTACCAAAGTATTTCTGTTCTCCTGTGTACAGAGACCGGAGCTGATCCGATCCAACGATGACATCGACTGCTCCTGGTGGGCAGAACGTTGGGTCGGCCAAAGGAAGCTTCCACGTCGAAGATGATGGGAGTGAGGATGTCGCGAGTTGAGATAAACGAGACCGATTCGAGAGGTTGGCCCGAATGTCGAGAGCGCAGCTTGATATGTGCGCGTCCTCGGGAATCCCCCGCGCTGTTGGCGGCGAGGCCGAGAACTCGACGCACGCCTATTCGCTGATGCCAAGGTTGTTGTAGATCCAGTGTCCAAGGACAGCCTGCAGATTGTATTATTGCCCCAGGCGTCGATGACGTCAGCAAGGATGGTTGGCCACAGATTCTGAGAACTTGCAGCCTGAATATTCTTCAGGGTATTATGCTTAAAGTTCCAAGTGAAGATGACCTTCACGAGCTAGCGGTTGATTGTGACCAATTGGGGATCCCGCGCTGATGGTCGATCACGGCTGTAAACACTCTCAGTGTCAACGTAGTTTCCAGTTTGAATTAGCTGCGCCGCGCCATGAACCAAAGTATGATGCTTGCCGCGGTAGATCTGACATTTATTCCGCGAGGTACAGTTGCCCACCATATGAGCTGGAAACAAAGCTCCAACGTATCGCAGCGTGATGTGAGAAATTTCAGAGATCAGTGGATAGTCACATCTTTTTCTTTCGATTCTGTGCACTGAGCCCATGCTTTGTGGTTATCGCTATCCAATTTTGTTAGCAATATGAAAATTAGCCAGGGATCCCGCTCCTCAGAGTTAAGAGCTCGTAAACCACGAATAATTTCGTCTGCATCATCGGCAATTTCACGCACTGTGCCGATATTTGAATTCATATCACTTGGAAGGGTCATAAATCTGTTTAAGAATGTCCGAATAATTAGCgattgtttattatatgcttcCCGATAGTTACTTGTTACTCGTAGAGTGAAATGCTATACTAGATTCGGTAAAAAGTATGTAAGAAGCAGAATGatgcgtttccgactatataatttatttatattcttgatcaggatcaatagccgagtcgatctggccatgtccgtctgtctgtatgaacgtcgagagcTCAGGAACTATTAAGGCTaaaaggttgagattcagcatacagattctagagacatagacgcagcgaaAGTTTGTTGTCAcgcatgttgccacgcccactctaacaccCACAAACCGCATGAAgctaccacgcccacacttttgaaaagtgtgttaatattttttcacatttttatcagtcttgtaaatttctatcgatttgcaaaaaaaactaaaaactaaactttcttaaattaaattttattcgatttgccaaaaaacgcACTAGataagtaacgggtatctgatagtcgaggaactcgactatagcattcatTCTGTcttgttttttaattgaaactaaatGACAAATGGGGTTGACTGTTATAAATGGATAAGTGAGTGAGTTATTAgcattgatttttaattaagtcAGTATAGGTACATTCAACATATGTACAAGTGTGTAACATGCAGATAGCCAAGGACAAGTCCCTCCGAGTTTCGATGCACGGCTCAAAGACAGGGTCAAATCGTTGTGGAGGCCTGGGCTGTAGCGTGGCCACCTTGGAAATTAATTTCTCACGTTTCACGTACAATTTGTATGGCCGGAAGCGTTTTCAATCCGTTGCGGTGGGGCGGGCGTCGGCATCGGCGTCCTCCcactcctcctgctcctcctacTCCTCCCGCAGCCAGCTCGCTAATGAAGGTTTCATATTGCTCCTGGATCTGATGTGGCTGTTGTGGCACGGAATTATAAGGCGCACAAATCGCCGCacgtagcagcagcagcaacttctTCGTCTCGTCCTTTAACGGGACTGCAGTTCAGACTCCGGACAACGGACACCGGCACACTTGTACGGACACGCCAGGGGCAGCGGCAACTTGTGCTTTTGGAGGTCCTTTAGTGGGCCTTTAACTCAATGCTGCAACAGTGGTTGCCTCTTAAAGAACTCCTTTCCTTATTTCTACTTGTGTGTGTAATGGGTATCGGATAGCTTATACCTTTACATAATATTTATGCATTAGTATTAGCAGAGGACAACTAATACTTGCCTTGAAATCTCAATGGATATTAGATAGTAAATATCAATGAAATGAAAgcattattaattttcaaatatatgcAGTAGAAGTAAAAAATTTTCCAGAACAATAAACGTATTTTCGCTGCTCGTCAATTCTTTCAAAGTCAGTGAAGAATTTATAATTAGTAacaaatttagtttttattacaACGGACTTGGATATATTTGGAGCTAGAGTCCTCGCCATTCAGCTGCACTGCGTCTCGAGCTCGGACCTGGCGGGGCCACCCCTTCGTCTAAGCCcctgacacacacacacacgcacacgcacactcatCCGCTTCGTATTTGGAGCGTGTAAAGTGATTTTTgtgctggtgttgttgttgttcttccCGTGCTGGTCCTGCTGCCGTGTGCTTTGCTTTCCTTCGGTTATTATTAGCTTCCACTGGGCTTCGTGTTCCTGGGATTCCCCCACTTGCTCCTCCATTCGATTCCGTGCGATACTCTGCTCTGCCATACCCACtccgcgtgtgtgtgtgtgtgtgtttgtccaAATTGCACAGGATTATGGGTCTTAATTTTATGATTGCTTCTTTAATCAGCCTCCGTAACTGCACGCCAATTACGTCCTGCTCCGTGCTAATtgtttctatttctgtttcggtttctgtttctgctgcCGTTTTTCTGCCTTCTGTTCTTGGTCGAGCCCCGCCCACCCCCGCCTCcgagccacgcccccttttggGATATGTGCCCCGTAATCGATGTGTGCTTTTCGCGATTAGCCGCGCGCCAAATGAGCTGGACGCGACGGATGGAGGAGCACGTCCCCGATTGaagcccccccccccccacgaATCCGTCTTATATTTTAGCTGGGAAGGCGAGATGCTTGGGAGCAGTCAAGTCGAATCGCAGACCTGGCCCGACCAGGCTTATCTTAGACCTTCGAGGAACCAACAACGTATTTAGACGCAATGAATGTGGCAACAATGTGTTTTGGGTGCGGAAGATGCCAGTTTTCTCCTCGAAAATCTGGACTGTCCAGTTCCCAAGACATGGAACCCTTTTCATTTCCACCTGGTAAGCAACAGCAAACTACCCACGAGTGGTGGATATATAAATATCCAGCTAATGATGCCCGCTGAGTGTCTGTCCACTGTGCCGCTGCAGGATGAGCACATCAATTTCGACGAACAACAAGGCAATCAAATGTTTTACATTCTTCCGAGCCGCAGGACTTTGGACCAAAAGCGCTAGGATTTGGCGAATCGTCGGGGCAGCAACCACAAGGCGCAGTCAGCTGGTGTCGCAGGACCTTATACTAATGGCCAGCCAAGTGGCAGCGGAAAGAAGGAGCCGCAATGGGCGACGCTTGAGCGGATTATCCTGGCGGCACAAGACTGCGAATGTGGCGCGAAAACAGGAGCCAATAACTTGGTACAGATATTAAAAAGACTTATGCTGGCCAAGTGTGCATACACATAAGTAGCCATCAATGCAAATTGATTTGCCCATCTGCGTTTGACCAGACAAATGTCGAGCGAAATATGTACTTCAGTTTGGGCGCAGCTGGTGTTGATTTACTTGCAGGATACACGCTCGCCTTCGAGGTCCTGGCCCGAATCTAAGCTCAACTAATTATAACTTTGGTGCAATTCGTTCAGAACCTTTGAAGTCGTCGCTTTCGGAGCTACCAAGGCTACCGAGGACAACGGCGCTGTGGAAGGATCTCCGCGGTGGGCGGAGCGGctgaagtgggcgtggcacagcTCGAGAGGCGAGCGCTTTTAGGCGATTTTGCTGGCAAAATCATGTGCAGCCAACGGCTTCGAGAGTCATTAAGTTTATTAAGTGGGCGAGCAGATAACCCAAATGAGTGCATGCCAAATGAAAGCCAACGCGATTTGCACTCATATCGCCGACGAATTCTGTGCACTGTGAAAAAAGGAACCGAGTTCAGCTGGTTGGCGGATATAAGAAGGTTTCAAGTGCTCAAATGCCGAGATCAGTGAAACAACAATTTATGCACCAATCGAAATGAAAGGAGTAGATTAATTCGCATTCTGCTcacaattatttttgaaaacgTGCATCGCAATTAAGCTGGTTAACCCACTTCTTTCTATAACAATTTGTATGTTTATGTCAAAAACAAGATTTTTATCACGAAAATAAACACTTCAACGTACAAAGTTTTGAAACCACATCAGGGTGTTAAATAaccacaaaacaaacaaaaatatatatagataataGAAACTGGATCTCAATGGAATTTTCAATATACGGATAGATGGCAGATGCCAAGTATgtatgttttatatatataaattgcatttttcatAATCATAAAGTACATGTGTATGAAGTGTAATACCGTAGTTCTTAAACAAGTTTTGTCCAGTGTGCTTATTCAAATAGCTCATGCTCTGGGAAAAGTTTCCCAAGAGGCCGGAAAAGGGTCAGGTGGTGGAGGGGAAGGAGGACGGGGAAGGACGTGGGAAACCGGAAACGGAGAAGATAACAAACAAATTGCCAGTGCAATTGCAAGCTTGAGATTATCGCCTGCCTGCGGTGGCCGCATTACTCGCTCTTAACTTTACTTAACTCCACTTTGGCTTACTTAACTTTGCTTGAAGTGCAGGGCAATAGGAGGCATTGCAATGGCCTTCTTATCGCTGCGGTTGATGCAAAAGTAAGTCCCATTGCGGCCCCAGAAACTTTTAATGGCTGCGGGAGGAGCGCCGCCGACGCTGACCACAATTAATCTGAAAGCCTAATATCCGCCTGCGGCTAAATTTCAATTTACCCGCTTACTCGATTGCCATCTTTCGATAACGATTGGCGAGCGCAGGCCTCAAAGCTAGCTGCTATGCCACGCAGGACACGCATGGTTTCATTTTTGACATTTCATTCACTTAATAATAGTACGATTTTGGCATTCTAATGCCGTTCCccaattatataatttaagtaaacgaatttatttacacacacatatatatatgtatacatatatatatatatatatatatatattcaaaagtaacacatacatacatatggaAATACTCCACGTCGAGTCGGCTATCGGATACCCATTACTAAGCTAAAGGTGTATAACTTTTTGCGTGCCTTTTATAAGTATAGCACGACCTTTTAAGGAGAGTTAGTATAGAAACTCTTGTATTGACCGACCTTAACTGGTGAAATAAAACAGCTCTTCTGaacaattgcatttattgattAATTGTAATGAAACACAAAGTATCATTTTTCGTTAATGTCCCGCATGTTTGAAAGGCTCTGAGGAAGGCCCGCATTAGTGTCTGAaaagatatgtatgtatgattGAATATGTATAGAATGAACATGATTGCTCGTGAGACTTGTTTACCTGCCCTGAGGACACTCCAGCTTCTGCCGCTTAGGCAGCGGTTTCCCATCTGGATTTCGCTCTAGTATCGTAGTTAGAAGCCCAGTTAGGTCGTCCACGGGAAGCGCTCGCTTCCTTGACTCCAGTACTCTGATGAAACCATCAATTTTAAGTCAGAACTCTCACCACTAATCACTTGAACTCACTCGCGCAGCAAATCGCAGTTGTCGCCGGTCAACATCTCATTTAGGCGCTGGTGCTCTTCGGGCGAAGGACTTCTGCTACGCAGCTGCAAGTCCAAGATCGAGTCCAATCCTGCCAGCACTGCGATCACGCTAGCTTGCACGTTGTCATCATTGACAGGTTCCGTCTGGGTAGACTTATTCGCTGTCTTGCATGGCGAAGTCTTAGTCTGGGTAGACTGATTGCTCATCCCCTGATTAAATCCACGCGGAATCTGAGGCTGCACCAAATGCGGGAAATTCCGGAGAAAATAGGAATCGGTTTCGTTGTTCGGATTCGACATCTTGAAGTTCCGTTGTGACATGAAAATGGTTTCTCCGGCTCGGCTTCTAGATTTGCACTGAATTCTATAGGGACAGAGCAAAGCCAAATGTCAAAAGTAGGCAGGGTTACCTTGATTGAAAATGAAAGGGTTGTATTCAATAATTATACAAAAgtgaattatatttaattatattatacatatatatattatattatattaattatatttaaattatgtttattattattattatgattaacAGGTATCTGTATACGATTCCAGAATGAAGATTGAGTATATACTGTATTCATAAAAATAGCAGTGCTTGGGACCTGCGAGTTTGAGTTAAAAAATTCCTATGATTCACAGTTTTAATGgtcaaattgtttttataatattattatgtatttaatttcaaacaattcaaGAAATGTTTCACATTCATTTCTTCAATAGTTTCGAAAATATAGATAAAAACAACATAATAGGCAGAAATTCTGGTGTTCACTAAAATAGCAGTGCTATGAAAAAATAGTAACCAAATTCAAATTGACTTCGAACGAacttagtttttctttttaatgtgtTAATTAGGGCCTAATACTTGCTTGGATAGCCTTTGTTATCCAGCACAAACTTACACCCACGCGGCATGGAGTCCACCAGGTCCTGATCCATGCATCGACACATATTGTTTAATGTCCCCCCCCCCCGGGTTTTCAATAGGGTTTAAATCGGGAAATGGTGCTGGCCACGGCATTACCTCTATTCTATTTTGGGTGAGCCAATTCTTAGCCGATTTGCTTCTGCGTTTCGTATCATTATCCTGTTGGAATGTCTATTTTAAGGACATATTATATTCAGAATATGATAGTAAGACATCACTAAGTATATTTACATATGCGTTTTGGTCTATAATACCATATATCATATGTTACGGACTCATAccattgtaaaaaaaaaaacaagcccaTTCCAGGATTTTAGGTCCACCATGAAAGTCACTGAAAGTCTTCAGTGGGTGTTTTGGGTGGGACTCCGTGTTTGGAGGTCGTTAGATATACAGTAGTGAACCAGTTCCACCCGATAGCACTATTTTTGACCCATCAGTCAAAAGGATATTAAGCCATTTGGAGATTGGAGTTTATGCTAAGTAGGGGAACCTTTTGTGGACTCCTCGCACTGAAATTTTGATTCCGTAGTCATCTCTGAATAGTAACGTCGCTGATTCCCAAGTTCAGCTCAGACTTTATGTCCTTAAAGGATGCAAAGGGATTAACTTTGCCGTAACGAACTATGCGTCGATCCTCGGTTTTCGggcttccattcatatttaatgGCATTGGATACCATTTTCAAGGATACCAATATTCAAGGGTTTTTTGAATGTCCTCGTATGTTTTTCTTCCTTTCTTAGCTTAAGAATTAATATTCTTTTCTCCTGGGAGCAGTGCTGTCCTCTACCGACTAaagtataatttttttattatttttaatttatggccCTTTTAAATATACGAATTAACactttttagaaaatattgatCATTTCGGCACTTTACGTTGGACAAAACCAGGACCCTGCTATTCTTATGAACAGCCTAAAAGTTGTGAATGTGGTCACGTAATGGGAacgtaaataaaaaaaaggatagcatgaaaaactacaaaaatatatggaaaagtGGAAAGATAAGTCCGAAAAGGGACATGGAAAAATATCTTTGTATTTCTTAGTTTCCCTCGCATTGCTATTTTTATGAACACAGCTGTAAATATATACTGTTAAACGGCTAACAAAAACCATTATTCCTTTCGGTACCCTCTGCATATAGCGCCATCTGTTGAGAATTTACATTGTGTTGTTCTATATGACAGTGACGTCACCTCATAGCTTTATGCTGTACTTGAATTATTACTTTTGAAACAGCAATAATCCGATGAGCGATCAAATATGAATTCTCACCTAGAGCAGCCTTAAAATCCAATAAAGTTTATTATAAAGAATTCAGGCGTTTCGACATTCTACATTCTACATACTTATCAGCCAGTATAGATTTGTACGTACGCATTGGTATTTTCGTCGAAACCCAATAGTGTGGTATTAAGCTACAGATGTGAACTGAAATCTCAGATTCAAGCACGGTCACACTGAGCACGTGGAGCAGACAAAGCAGCTGGATTGAGAAATTATTGGAAACAACGCAGTAGAAGCACAACAAATTGCACCATGGAGGCAGAGAACATCAGGGCAGACGCATTCGAGCCGGCGAAGAGGGCCACTAAGCGCGGAGCCAGCGGAGGCGGGCAGCAGGACGTGGAGATGCAGGTGGACGAGGCGACCGGCATTGAGGGCCAGGTGCTGGGATCTGCGCGAGCATCGGCGCCGCCCAAGGCGAAGCGGGCCAGGAGCGAGCTGCGCAAGGTGTCCGTGCCGCCACACAGGTACGCCTCGCTCAAGACTCACTGGATGCAGATCTTTACGCCCGTGGTGGAGCACATGAAGTTGCAAATCCGCTTCAACATGAAGGCGCGCCAGGTGGAGCTGCGTGTGGGCCCCGAGACGCCGGACATAGCCAACCTGCAGCGCGGCGCCGACTTCGTGCGCGCCTTCCTCTGCGGCTTCGAAGTGGACGACGCCCTGGCTCTGCTGCGTCTGGAGGATCTGTTCGTCGAGTCGTTCGAAATCAAGGACGTGAAGACGCTGCGCGGCGACCATCAGTCGCGCGCCATCGGCCGCCTCGCCGGCAAGGGTGGCCGCACCAAGTTCACCATCGAGAACGTGACCAAGACCCGCATCGTGCTAGCCGACAGCAAGATCCACATCCTGGGCAGCTACCAGAACATTCAGCTGGCGCGCCGAGCCGTCTGCAACCTGATCCTCGGCTCGCCGCCCAGCAAGGTGTACAGCAACCTGCGGTCAGTCGCCTCGCGCCTCTCGGAGCGCATGTGATTGGGAGAGCGGACAGGAGTGGACTGGACTGGACTGGAGTGGAGTTTGAGAGGGAGTAGTTgcggtttttttttagcattagcaataaataataaatataataacatGTATTCAAACATTTACAatatacacaaacacacacagcgAATGACGGGAATGAGGTCGGCCTACTGGAGGCGCGTGGGCAACTAGAGCTTGGTCAggatgagcagcagcagcatgaaGAAGGTGACCGCCGCGAGGACAAGGATGACGCACATCTTGCGGTTCTTGCGCTGATACATTTCCGCCTTGTGCAGCTGGCGCAATCCCTCCGAGACGCGCGTCTGCGTCTGCTCCACGTTGTAGTCGATGCGGTCGAGCACGGTGCCCTGCTCCTGGACCATGTGGC encodes:
- the LOC6615116 gene encoding uncharacterized protein LOC6615116, with product MSQRNFKMSNPNNETDSYFLRNFPHLVQPQIPRGFNQGMSNQSTQTKTSPCKTANKSTQTEPVNDDNVQASVIAVLAGLDSILDLQLRSRSPSPEEHQRLNEMLTGDNCDLLREVLESRKRALPVDDLTGLLTTILERNPDGKPLPKRQKLECPQGRH
- the LOC6615117 gene encoding RNA-binding protein pno1 yields the protein MEAENIRADAFEPAKRATKRGASGGGQQDVEMQVDEATGIEGQVLGSARASAPPKAKRARSELRKVSVPPHRYASLKTHWMQIFTPVVEHMKLQIRFNMKARQVELRVGPETPDIANLQRGADFVRAFLCGFEVDDALALLRLEDLFVESFEIKDVKTLRGDHQSRAIGRLAGKGGRTKFTIENVTKTRIVLADSKIHILGSYQNIQLARRAVCNLILGSPPSKVYSNLRSVASRLSERM